In Cryptomeria japonica chromosome 10, Sugi_1.0, whole genome shotgun sequence, a genomic segment contains:
- the LOC131859113 gene encoding BTB/POZ domain-containing protein At1g63850-like produces MVILGSQRERHRRDQQTQMVPRHSPTAIRPRISFGCPFNINFDPPQKGQIPRTILFVVPNTNIQSEMTSKSNDQIVGQELKLKKKKVLDEVIPSTKIKSGTDSTANEQIDLRPQFGATNSADVRLRIFGPNREEYDGNPLRLHSQTLQTSEFFKALLSERWSSNIRPFEIEVTTDQSFENYLKCIEMMYSSTSSLRFSNVDECLAILSVASELLVDKLMQQCMRYLEAVRWNSEEESKIRNLLSSLSLSVLPDLNARLNKQNNNYLEFVRENIKAMLYFLSSCDCADKKQPIIRGAVGKFIVENLQEDESSGIAEMCRHIILEEFKANIEIAVTSNTEKNAADEEHSYFALLWPFTLIERCDGTTMEGALKILCEEMKLAHIIMQPQKHYTASRYTKVMLPILLGCLDALANGKIIAERKLRVGFLTIWLPVMARLLCPNLYFNHISDNDVLKTQLCRGVSNVVETLPFADWRGIYNIWIDCCAKYSIDLRIPFASGCKPLFGLMSLSVSPPYSFNNNPVAASWTAALFDLSDQHFNSPLFHTSANPDIL; encoded by the exons ATGGTTATTCTGGGTTCCCAAAGGGAGCGTCACCGCAGAGACCAGCAAACCCAAATGGTTCCTCGTCACTCCCCCACAGCTATCCGGCCAAGGATTTCCTTTGGCTGCCCCTTCaatattaattttgatccaccccaGAAGGGGCAGATTCCAAGAACCATTCTCTTTG TGGTTCCAAACACAAACATCCAATCAGAAATGACTTCAAAATCTAATGACCAAATTGTAGGTCAAGAACTCAAACTAAAGAAAAAAAAGGTTTTAGATGAAG TGATTCCAAGCACAAAAATCAAATCAGGCACGGATTCAACAGCTAATGAGCAAATTGACCTGCGGCCTCAATTTGGGGCCACAAACTCTGCTGATGTAAGATTACGAATATTTGGCCCAAACAGAGAAGAGTATGATGGAAATCCTCTTCGCCTTCATTCTCAAACTCTTCAAACTTCGGAGTTTTTTAAGGCTTTGTTATCAGAGCGCTGGTCTTCTAATATCCGACCATTTGAAATTGAGGTAACCACTGATCAATCCTTTGAGAACTATTTAAAATGCATCGAGATGATGTATTCTTCTACTTCTTCTCTCCGTTTTTCCAATGTGGATGAATGCCTGGCAATTCTATCTGTTGCTTCGGAATTGTTAGTGGATAAACTTATGCAACAGTGCATGAGATATCTGGAAGCTGTTCGTTGGAACTCTGAGGAAGAGTCCAAAATTAGAAATCTATTGTCCTCTCTGAGTTTGAGCGTCCTGCCCGATCTGAATGCACGGCTTAATAAACAGAACAATAACTATTTAGAATTTGTCAGAGAGAATATCAAAGCAATGTTATATTTTCTTTCCAGTTGTGACTGTGCCGACAAGAAACAACCAATTATTCGAGGAGCGGTGGGCAAATTTATAGTAGAAAATTTGCAGGAAGATGAATCTTCAGGGATCGCAGAAATGTGCAGGCATATCATTTTAGAGGAATTTAAAGCTAACATTGAAATTGCTGTGACATCAAATACTGAAAAAAATGCGGCAGATGAGGAGCATTCTTATTTTGCCCTGCTGTGGCCCTTTACTCTAATTGAGCGCTGTGACGGGACGACAATGGAAGGCGCACTGAAGATATTATGTGAAGAAATGAAACTTGCCCACATAATAATGCAACCGCAAAAGCATTATACTGCAAGCAGGTACACGAAAGTCATGCTGCCAATTCTGCTGGGATGTCTGGACGCTCTGGCAAACGGGAAGATAATTGCTGAACGAAAACTTCGTGTTGGTTTCCTTACAATATGGTTACCAGTAATGGCACGATTGCTTTGTCCAAATCTGTATTTCAACCACATCAGTGATAATGACGTTTTGAAGACCCAGCTTTGCAGAGGAGTGAGCAATGTGGTGGAAACCCTCCCTTTCGCTGATTGGAGAGGCATTTACAATATTTGGATAGATTGCTGCGCCAAATATTCTATTGACTTAAGGATACCATTTGCTTCTGGGTGCAAG CCTTTATTTGGCCTTATGTCACTTTCAGTTTCTCCGCCCTACAGCTTCAACAACAATCCTGTAGCAGCATCTTGGACAGCGGCCCTCTTTGATCTCTCTGATCAGCACTTCAACTCTCCTTTGTTTCACACTTCGGCAAATCCTGACATCTTATAG